The Iamia majanohamensis genome window below encodes:
- a CDS encoding glycosyltransferase family 4 protein, with amino-acid sequence MVLHLLASADRRGAEVFATALAGALVPRGLRARIVALAPATAGAGVPVDEVVADAFRPRGAARLRDLARGCDVVVGHGSRALPGGTVATLGRPVPFVYRSIGDPSAWGATTWPRRLRVGVQLRRASRTVALWPGAADTITAAFGVPAGRVEVIPNAAPVQALAPVDASRRAAARAALGLSPEALVVALVGALSEEKGVERGVAAARRAGAEVLVAGDGPRAAALRSRWGDDPAVRLLGVVGDVAPVLHASDVLLVTSRTEGQPGVVIEAGLAGVPQVVTAVGGLPSMVDDATGCVVPADAGEEEVAAALVRVAADGPARGARSQARMRARFSLDAVADAWAALLVEVAGR; translated from the coding sequence CTGGTCCTCCACCTCCTCGCCTCCGCCGACCGACGGGGGGCCGAGGTCTTCGCCACCGCCCTGGCCGGGGCCCTGGTGCCCCGGGGCCTCCGCGCCCGGATCGTGGCCCTGGCCCCCGCCACCGCGGGCGCAGGCGTGCCGGTCGACGAGGTCGTGGCCGACGCCTTCCGGCCCCGGGGGGCGGCCCGGCTGCGCGACCTGGCCAGGGGGTGCGACGTGGTGGTCGGCCACGGGTCCCGGGCCCTGCCGGGCGGCACCGTGGCCACCCTCGGCCGCCCGGTCCCCTTCGTCTACCGCAGCATCGGGGACCCGTCCGCCTGGGGGGCGACAACCTGGCCCCGGCGGCTGCGCGTGGGGGTCCAGCTGCGGCGGGCGAGCCGCACCGTGGCGCTGTGGCCGGGCGCCGCCGACACCATCACGGCCGCGTTCGGTGTGCCGGCCGGGCGCGTGGAGGTCATCCCCAACGCCGCCCCGGTGCAGGCGCTCGCCCCCGTCGACGCCTCCCGTCGCGCCGCGGCGCGCGCTGCGCTGGGCCTGTCCCCGGAGGCCCTGGTCGTCGCCCTGGTGGGGGCCCTGAGCGAGGAGAAGGGGGTGGAGCGGGGGGTGGCCGCCGCCCGCCGGGCCGGGGCGGAGGTCCTCGTGGCGGGGGACGGGCCCCGTGCCGCCGCGCTCCGCTCCCGGTGGGGCGACGACCCCGCCGTGCGCCTCCTGGGCGTGGTGGGCGACGTGGCCCCCGTCCTCCACGCCTCCGACGTCCTGCTGGTGACGAGTCGCACCGAGGGCCAGCCCGGCGTGGTCATCGAGGCGGGGCTGGCCGGGGTCCCCCAGGTGGTGACGGCGGTCGGCGGGCTGCCCTCCATGGTCGACGACGCCACCGGGTGCGTCGTCCCGGCCGACGCCGGGGAGGAGGAGGTCGCGGCGGCCCTCGTGCGCGTGGCCGCCGACGGGCCGGCGCGCGGGGCACGTTCCCAGGCCCGCATGCGCGCCCGCTTCTCCCTGGACGCGGTGGCCGACGCCTGGGCCGCCCTGCTGGTCGAGGTGGCGGGCCGCTGA
- a CDS encoding tyrosine-protein kinase domain-containing protein encodes MVQNLTFILRRRWPLLVFLPLVVTLLVAVATPTPEGPGEEYQSTAFLAADPDQTTSVFLEQAALDIVQPPNARAAAAALERPEGDASDLVDMLTVRTDPEAFTISIRAVSEDEDEPAEVARAFAVSFAEATNGGVQQERQAAIDQAQGVLEEAQQELQAFNLANPDLGPDVPPNPDVETERQALADARNAAQQELTALQSESVPTEALRLIGVDEVERAPEPKLQLPANRVARAGMAFLVGAIAAIGIAAFLERLNPRIDDAADAERLVGAPVLASVPVIGRRQRSMLQRASLEDFNGPFAESFRSMRSHLDFLTAHEGREVEPRVMMVSAAPAEGKSTSSAFLALAYLETGRDVLVIGGDLRRPTLHRLFGIPRTPGLTSRLLEGPAAPDLADVVVRDPETGALVVPSGPSTSRITGLLNDLHHLGRAAQQGGRPTIIDSPPIVVANDAVDFLPCVDWVVVVVRAGRTTERSVKAAMQQLELNDARVIGCVMVGSLESSDAKRYYYGYYDDTDTLANRSEGPTVKPPRNGHLPLTEKEGDDGDSRRQDEVATEV; translated from the coding sequence GTGGTCCAGAACCTGACCTTCATCCTGCGGCGTCGCTGGCCCCTGCTGGTCTTCCTCCCGCTGGTCGTGACGCTGCTGGTCGCGGTGGCGACGCCGACCCCGGAGGGCCCGGGGGAGGAGTACCAGTCCACCGCCTTCCTGGCCGCCGACCCCGACCAGACGACCTCGGTGTTCCTCGAGCAGGCCGCGCTCGACATCGTCCAGCCGCCCAACGCCCGCGCCGCCGCCGCCGCCCTGGAGCGCCCCGAGGGCGACGCCTCGGATCTGGTCGACATGCTCACCGTGCGCACCGACCCCGAGGCCTTCACCATCTCGATCCGGGCGGTGTCCGAGGACGAGGACGAGCCCGCCGAGGTGGCCCGCGCCTTCGCCGTGAGCTTCGCCGAGGCGACCAACGGAGGGGTGCAGCAGGAGCGCCAGGCCGCCATCGACCAGGCCCAGGGCGTGCTCGAGGAGGCGCAGCAGGAGCTCCAGGCGTTCAACCTCGCCAACCCCGACCTCGGGCCCGACGTGCCGCCCAACCCCGACGTGGAGACCGAGCGCCAGGCCCTCGCCGACGCCCGCAACGCAGCCCAGCAGGAGCTCACCGCCCTCCAGAGCGAGTCGGTGCCCACCGAGGCCCTACGCCTGATCGGCGTCGACGAGGTCGAGCGGGCGCCCGAGCCGAAGCTGCAGCTCCCGGCCAACCGGGTGGCGCGGGCGGGCATGGCCTTCCTCGTGGGGGCCATCGCCGCCATCGGCATCGCCGCGTTCCTCGAGCGCCTGAACCCGCGGATCGACGACGCCGCCGACGCCGAGCGGCTCGTCGGGGCGCCGGTGCTCGCGAGCGTCCCCGTCATCGGCCGGCGCCAGCGGTCGATGCTCCAGCGGGCCAGCCTGGAGGACTTCAACGGCCCGTTCGCGGAGTCGTTCCGCAGCATGCGGTCCCACCTCGACTTCCTCACGGCCCACGAGGGCCGGGAGGTCGAGCCGCGCGTGATGATGGTCTCGGCCGCCCCGGCCGAGGGCAAGAGCACCTCCTCGGCCTTCCTCGCCCTGGCCTACCTCGAGACCGGGCGCGACGTGCTGGTCATCGGCGGCGACCTCCGGCGCCCCACCCTGCACCGGCTCTTCGGCATCCCCCGGACCCCGGGGCTCACCTCCCGCCTCCTGGAGGGCCCGGCCGCGCCCGACCTGGCCGACGTCGTCGTCCGGGACCCGGAGACTGGCGCCCTCGTGGTGCCGAGCGGGCCCTCGACCAGCCGCATCACGGGCCTGCTCAACGACCTCCACCACCTCGGCCGGGCCGCCCAGCAGGGCGGGCGCCCCACCATCATCGACTCGCCGCCGATCGTGGTGGCCAACGACGCCGTCGACTTCCTGCCGTGCGTGGATTGGGTGGTCGTCGTCGTGCGCGCCGGGCGCACCACCGAGCGCTCGGTCAAGGCCGCCATGCAGCAGCTCGAGCTGAACGACGCTCGGGTGATCGGCTGCGTGATGGTGGGCTCCCTCGAGTCGAGCGACGCCAAGCGCTACTACTACGGCTACTACGACGACACCGACACGCTGGCGAACCGCAGCGAGGGTCCCACCGTCAAGCCTCCCCGCAACGGCCACCTGCCGCTCACCGAGAAGGAGGGCGACGACGGGGACAGCCGGCGCCAGGACGAGGTGGCGACCGAGGTCTGA
- a CDS encoding glycosyltransferase, with protein MNDDRVSVVLATYDGDRYLGEQLASLMAQRRLPDEVIVIDDASTDGTQDRLEEFAKRAPFPVDLELRSEHLGTWTTFEEGLRRATGDIVLICDQDDRWREDKLAVLTARMAAQPDAMMAFADARLIDAEGGIIGRSRWRVAGFSPRHSRAVDLDPFGPLFSRQAVSGCAMAVRAELLSAVLPFPVDVHPALGPMMYDRWTSLTAAAVGPVITVPERLVDYRIHPGQQVGIPALGVRRLAPRTALHAAQLLHRRVETLRRMEYHLAHLEEIAARLRAAGLATPASDARLASAARHLRFRTSLDRHRLSRVRSVAEEMRREDGYRRFSLGVVSALADLAR; from the coding sequence GTGAACGACGACCGCGTCTCGGTCGTGCTGGCCACCTACGACGGTGACCGGTACCTCGGCGAGCAGCTGGCGTCGCTCATGGCCCAGCGTCGCCTCCCCGACGAGGTCATCGTCATCGACGACGCCTCCACCGACGGCACCCAGGACCGCCTCGAGGAGTTCGCCAAGCGGGCCCCGTTCCCGGTCGACCTCGAGCTCCGGTCCGAGCACCTGGGCACCTGGACCACCTTCGAGGAGGGCCTGCGCCGGGCCACCGGCGACATCGTGCTCATCTGCGATCAGGACGATCGCTGGCGGGAGGACAAGCTGGCCGTGCTCACGGCGCGGATGGCGGCCCAGCCCGACGCCATGATGGCCTTCGCCGACGCCCGCCTCATCGACGCCGAGGGCGGGATCATCGGCCGGTCGCGGTGGCGGGTGGCCGGCTTCTCGCCCCGTCACTCCCGCGCCGTCGACCTCGACCCCTTCGGGCCCCTCTTCTCCCGTCAGGCCGTCTCCGGCTGCGCCATGGCGGTGCGGGCCGAGCTGCTGTCGGCCGTGCTGCCGTTCCCCGTCGACGTGCACCCGGCGCTGGGGCCGATGATGTACGACCGCTGGACGTCGCTGACGGCGGCGGCCGTGGGCCCCGTCATCACCGTCCCGGAGCGGCTCGTCGACTACCGCATCCACCCCGGCCAGCAGGTCGGCATCCCCGCGCTCGGGGTCCGTCGCCTGGCGCCCCGCACCGCCCTGCACGCCGCCCAGCTGCTGCACCGCCGGGTCGAGACCCTGCGGCGGATGGAGTACCACCTGGCCCACCTGGAGGAGATCGCGGCGCGGCTCCGGGCCGCAGGGCTGGCCACCCCGGCCTCCGACGCACGGCTGGCATCGGCCGCTCGCCACCTGCGGTTCCGCACCAGCCTGGACCGCCACCGCCTGTCGCGGGTGCGGTCGGTCGCCGAGGAGATGCGGCGCGAGGACGGCTACCGGCGGTTCTCGCTGGGAGTGGTGTCCGCCCTGGCGGACCTGGCCCGGTGA
- a CDS encoding glycosyltransferase has translation MTTRLLAVAHEVTLTGAPMNLLHLLRWLRAHEDVEVHTLVVRDGPLRHRFEEVGGVTLLDRWVVPELLGTLQVGLEHLGSRRAWKPVAAARLIPQLRGLDDFDLVYCNSLTSASMLRHLPASGAVVAHAHELEVAYRLWRAEHEVSLFRTRPDRWIAASGAVRDLLVGEVGLPPDRVSVHHEFIDVGQVDGRAVGLREVERCRRELRIPTDAAVVVGAGTVDWRKGPDLFVQLACEVRRRTREPVHFVWVGGDLRSPDWERVRSDRDRAGADHVHFVGVKPDPLPWFAMADVFALTSREDPFPLVCLEAAALGVPIVTYRNGGMPELLEAAGAEAAHGIVDHLDVGALAERTLALVDSDALRAVAGASLRERVRAEHDVTVAAPRLWADLAPLAGHRG, from the coding sequence GTGACCACTCGCCTCCTCGCCGTCGCCCACGAGGTGACCCTCACCGGCGCGCCCATGAACCTCCTGCACCTCCTGCGCTGGCTGCGGGCCCACGAGGACGTGGAGGTCCACACCCTCGTGGTGCGCGACGGCCCGTTGCGCCACCGCTTCGAGGAGGTCGGGGGCGTGACCCTCCTCGACCGGTGGGTGGTGCCCGAGCTGCTCGGAACCCTCCAGGTCGGCCTCGAGCACCTCGGCAGCCGCCGGGCCTGGAAGCCGGTCGCCGCGGCGCGGCTCATCCCCCAGCTCCGGGGGCTCGACGACTTCGACCTCGTGTACTGCAACAGTCTCACCAGCGCGTCGATGCTCCGCCACCTGCCCGCGTCCGGCGCCGTCGTCGCCCACGCCCACGAGCTGGAGGTCGCCTACCGCCTCTGGCGCGCCGAGCACGAGGTCTCCCTGTTCCGCACCCGTCCCGACCGGTGGATCGCGGCCTCCGGTGCCGTCCGCGACCTCCTGGTGGGCGAGGTCGGGCTCCCCCCGGACCGGGTGTCGGTCCACCACGAGTTCATCGACGTGGGCCAGGTGGACGGGCGCGCTGTGGGCCTGCGCGAGGTCGAGCGCTGCCGGCGCGAGCTGCGCATCCCCACCGACGCCGCGGTGGTGGTGGGGGCGGGCACCGTCGACTGGCGCAAGGGTCCCGACCTCTTCGTGCAGCTGGCCTGCGAGGTGCGCCGACGCACCCGCGAGCCGGTGCACTTCGTGTGGGTGGGCGGCGACCTCCGCTCCCCGGACTGGGAGCGGGTGCGGTCCGACCGCGACCGGGCCGGCGCCGACCACGTCCACTTCGTCGGCGTCAAGCCCGACCCGCTGCCCTGGTTCGCCATGGCCGACGTCTTCGCCCTCACCTCCCGGGAGGACCCCTTCCCCCTCGTGTGCCTCGAGGCGGCCGCCCTCGGGGTCCCGATCGTCACCTACCGCAACGGGGGCATGCCCGAGCTGCTGGAGGCGGCCGGGGCCGAGGCCGCCCACGGGATCGTCGACCACCTCGACGTGGGCGCCCTCGCGGAGCGGACCCTGGCCCTGGTCGACTCCGACGCGCTGCGCGCCGTGGCGGGGGCGAGCCTCCGGGAGCGGGTCCGGGCCGAGCACGACGTGACCGTGGCCGCCCCCCGCCTCTGGGCCGACCTCGCCCCCCTCGCCGGCCACCGCGGGTGA
- a CDS encoding glycosyltransferase family 4 protein, giving the protein MRPGDGGRLLVVAPHATRTGSTQVLCDLLAGLGPGLGTPLAVRVLSGGPRLHELRGHGSDLRPGEVPRAVLVNGSLAAHVLTAFAADVPSAVYVHEAGEVLDGLPGPARRGLAVADRLWCVSEEVEAALRAQGVEPSRTTVLPPVVSPASDPGPEARAAARRAMGVRDGQRLVLGCGEASARKGTDLFLEVAARLADDDVHLAWVGRRLRAFARRLDLDGARTGLDGRVTWVGEVPSPAAHLAAADVLVLPSRHDPQPLVPVEAALVGTPAAAFAVGGLRDLGGAGAVRCAPFPDVPALTRHVRDLLADGEVASATVDRARRWWAERQAPEAVLPAVQRELGILLGGAR; this is encoded by the coding sequence GTGAGGCCCGGCGACGGCGGGCGCCTGCTCGTGGTGGCGCCCCACGCCACGCGGACCGGCAGCACCCAGGTCCTCTGCGACCTCCTGGCGGGCCTGGGCCCGGGCCTCGGGACCCCGCTGGCCGTCCGGGTGCTGTCCGGGGGGCCCCGGCTCCACGAGCTCCGGGGGCACGGGTCCGACCTGCGCCCCGGCGAGGTCCCGAGGGCGGTGCTGGTCAACGGCTCGCTCGCCGCCCACGTGCTCACCGCCTTCGCCGCCGACGTCCCGAGCGCCGTCTACGTGCACGAGGCGGGCGAGGTCCTCGACGGGCTGCCCGGCCCGGCCCGCCGCGGGCTGGCGGTCGCCGACCGGCTCTGGTGCGTCTCCGAGGAGGTGGAGGCCGCCCTCCGGGCCCAGGGGGTGGAGCCGTCGCGCACGACGGTGCTGCCGCCGGTGGTGTCCCCCGCCTCCGATCCGGGCCCGGAGGCCCGCGCCGCGGCCCGCCGGGCCATGGGGGTGCGAGACGGGCAGCGGCTCGTGCTCGGGTGCGGGGAGGCATCGGCCCGCAAGGGGACCGACCTCTTCCTGGAGGTGGCCGCCCGCCTGGCCGACGACGACGTCCACCTCGCATGGGTCGGGCGCCGGCTGCGGGCCTTCGCCCGACGGCTCGACCTCGACGGTGCCCGCACCGGGCTCGACGGACGGGTGACCTGGGTGGGCGAGGTCCCATCCCCTGCGGCGCACCTGGCCGCCGCCGACGTGCTGGTGCTCCCCTCGCGCCACGACCCCCAGCCGCTCGTGCCCGTCGAGGCCGCGCTGGTGGGGACCCCGGCGGCGGCGTTCGCCGTGGGGGGCCTCCGCGACCTGGGCGGCGCCGGGGCGGTGCGTTGCGCCCCCTTCCCCGACGTCCCCGCCCTGACCCGACACGTGCGCGACCTCCTCGCCGACGGCGAGGTCGCGTCGGCCACGGTCGACCGGGCTCGACGGTGGTGGGCGGAGCGCCAGGCGCCCGAGGCCGTGCTGCCGGCGGTGCAGCGCGAGCTGGGGATCCTGCTCGGAGGCGCCCGGTGA
- a CDS encoding glycosyltransferase family 4 protein, with product MSGGRPEVSRRWRLWVHALDRTGPPVLARTVARWLGDHRPADEVEVLAFRGGPLAADLDALGPVTVVLDDEEPWDAAAPNPERATVLRRRLEVLRPVDANLLVSVAAGQALPLVGAGVGPVVTWVVEVGEDLRWLDADVGLVERTDAWWAGSRASADELEHRGVAPGGCRLVPEMVAAPRAVTGEERQRCREALGAGPDDVVVLGAGIGTRRKGLDLFAEVAGLARAGDHRVRAAWLGGTSDPLHPRVAGECERLGRDDLRLLPAVPELEPWLAAADVFLHTARADAFPLVCLHAAAQGTPVVTFSGTGGTTEMLGPHLRGAPFPDTVALAEEVVALAATGERRRALGDDQRRWVSSRFLAPAAGPVVLRELDRVADGVVA from the coding sequence GTGAGCGGCGGCCGGCCCGAGGTGTCCCGCCGCTGGAGGCTGTGGGTCCACGCGCTCGACCGCACCGGGCCCCCCGTCCTGGCGCGCACCGTCGCCCGCTGGCTCGGCGACCACCGACCCGCCGACGAGGTGGAGGTCCTCGCCTTCCGTGGCGGCCCGCTGGCCGCCGACCTCGATGCCCTGGGCCCGGTCACCGTCGTGCTGGACGACGAGGAGCCCTGGGACGCCGCGGCTCCCAACCCCGAGAGGGCGACGGTGCTGCGCCGTCGGCTCGAGGTCCTCCGCCCCGTCGACGCCAACCTCCTCGTGAGCGTGGCCGCCGGCCAGGCGCTGCCCCTCGTCGGTGCGGGCGTGGGTCCGGTCGTGACCTGGGTCGTCGAGGTCGGCGAGGACCTCCGCTGGCTGGACGCCGACGTGGGCCTGGTCGAGCGGACCGACGCCTGGTGGGCCGGGTCCCGCGCCAGCGCCGACGAGCTGGAGCACAGGGGGGTGGCGCCGGGAGGGTGCCGGCTGGTGCCCGAGATGGTGGCTGCGCCCCGGGCGGTGACCGGCGAGGAGCGGCAGCGGTGCCGCGAGGCCCTGGGCGCCGGTCCTGACGACGTGGTGGTCCTCGGCGCCGGCATCGGCACCCGGCGCAAGGGCCTCGACCTCTTCGCCGAGGTCGCAGGTCTGGCCCGGGCGGGCGACCACCGGGTGCGCGCCGCCTGGCTCGGCGGGACGTCGGACCCGCTGCACCCCCGGGTGGCGGGCGAGTGCGAGCGGCTCGGTCGCGACGACCTGCGCCTGCTGCCGGCGGTGCCCGAGCTGGAGCCGTGGCTCGCTGCCGCGGACGTGTTCCTCCACACCGCACGCGCCGACGCCTTCCCCCTGGTGTGCCTGCACGCCGCCGCCCAGGGCACACCGGTGGTCACCTTCTCGGGGACCGGGGGCACCACCGAGATGCTCGGACCCCACCTCCGCGGGGCGCCGTTCCCCGACACCGTCGCCCTGGCGGAGGAGGTCGTCGCCCTGGCGGCGACGGGCGAGCGGCGCCGGGCCCTCGGCGACGACCAGCGGCGCTGGGTCTCGTCGCGGTTCCTCGCGCCCGCGGCCGGGCCGGTCGTGCTCCGCGAGCTGGACCGGGTGGCCGACGGGGTCGTGGCGTGA
- a CDS encoding thiolase family protein — MARPVRIRGAAQTEMGGRAAPAQDLARTAAQGALDDADLRARDLALVVFTNALGGDLDQEMVRGQSWLRPLGLDGVPVINVENACAGGVSALAVAQRAAEAGPVLVVGAETMWHAARAEVAPRLVQGVAAADRPALVEAADGGAPLMEQNGRRAAELLAEGLATIEHLAAVVVKSSRLAAANPRAARRTALTAEQVRAARVVTGPLTRPMCCSYTDGAAAVVLDRAPGGPALRTVQLTSGDGARTWFSRFRALAQRTWEAAGIDPADLDLVELHDVTAAEELASLEALGLFAPGRAGPATLAGATDVGGAGPTVNPSGGLLGRGHPLAATGLAQVVEVVDQVRGRCGDRQVADPAVGATVNMGGIVGGEPALVGMTVITRT, encoded by the coding sequence ATGGCCCGTCCGGTGCGCATCCGCGGAGCGGCGCAGACCGAGATGGGCGGGCGAGCGGCGCCGGCGCAGGACCTCGCCCGCACCGCGGCGCAGGGCGCCCTCGACGACGCCGACCTGCGCGCCCGGGACCTGGCCCTCGTGGTGTTCACCAACGCCCTCGGTGGCGACCTCGACCAGGAGATGGTCCGGGGCCAGTCCTGGCTGCGTCCCCTCGGCCTCGACGGCGTGCCCGTCATCAACGTCGAGAACGCCTGCGCCGGCGGGGTCAGCGCCCTGGCCGTGGCCCAGCGGGCGGCGGAGGCCGGCCCGGTGCTGGTGGTCGGGGCCGAGACCATGTGGCACGCGGCGCGCGCCGAGGTCGCCCCCCGCCTCGTGCAGGGCGTGGCCGCCGCCGATCGGCCGGCCCTGGTCGAGGCGGCCGACGGTGGCGCCCCCCTGATGGAGCAGAACGGGCGCCGGGCCGCAGAGCTGCTGGCCGAGGGCCTGGCCACGATCGAGCACCTCGCGGCGGTGGTGGTGAAGTCCAGCCGCCTGGCGGCGGCCAACCCGCGTGCGGCCCGCCGCACCGCCCTCACCGCGGAGCAGGTGCGCGCCGCCCGGGTCGTCACCGGTCCCCTGACCCGGCCCATGTGCTGCTCCTACACCGACGGGGCCGCAGCGGTGGTCCTCGACCGGGCGCCGGGGGGACCGGCGCTGCGCACCGTGCAGCTCACCTCGGGGGACGGGGCACGCACGTGGTTCTCGCGGTTCCGGGCGCTGGCCCAGAGGACCTGGGAGGCCGCCGGGATCGACCCTGCGGACCTCGACCTGGTCGAGCTCCACGACGTGACCGCGGCCGAGGAGCTGGCCTCGCTGGAGGCCCTCGGCCTGTTCGCCCCGGGACGGGCGGGCCCCGCGACCCTCGCCGGCGCGACCGACGTCGGCGGCGCAGGACCGACGGTCAACCCGAGCGGGGGCCTGCTCGGGCGGGGCCACCCCCTCGCCGCCACCGGGCTGGCCCAGGTGGTCGAGGTCGTCGACCAGGTCCGGGGCCGGTGCGGCGATCGGCAGGTGGCCGACCCCGCCGTGGGCGCGACCGTCAACATGGGCGGCATCGTCGGGGGCGAGCCTGCGCTCGTGGGCATGACGGTCATCACCCGCACGTGA
- a CDS encoding LLM class flavin-dependent oxidoreductase, whose amino-acid sequence MSGGADVRPSLLLANLGGIDEVLALARVAEEAGATRAWLTETNGPDALVAAAALASRTTLEVGTAVVSAATRTPPVLAMAAADLAHLSGRPVHLGLGAGGQVVVEAWHGLDLAGSVARIDDALTIVRQALDGGRTDHVGSQWRSRGFRLSSPPATPVRLYVGGMGPRMLELAAARADGLITSWMGVEGVAARAAALHAAAAAAGRAPGSVRLLARAYVAVTDDPAPVREAVRAELVEYLVSPPYGRAFAALGWGDEVDGAEGAFARGDREAATASVSDALLDDMLIAGPAGTCRRRLAELRAAGADEVLVQPVPHARAGDPSGTVRACFGG is encoded by the coding sequence GTGAGCGGCGGGGCCGACGTCCGCCCGTCCCTGCTGCTGGCCAACCTGGGCGGCATCGACGAGGTCCTGGCCCTCGCCCGGGTCGCCGAGGAGGCGGGCGCGACCCGGGCGTGGCTCACCGAGACCAACGGGCCCGACGCCCTCGTCGCCGCCGCCGCGCTGGCGTCGAGAACGACGCTGGAGGTGGGGACCGCGGTGGTCTCGGCCGCCACCCGCACGCCTCCTGTGCTGGCCATGGCCGCCGCCGACCTGGCCCACCTGTCGGGCCGGCCGGTGCACCTGGGGCTGGGCGCCGGCGGCCAGGTGGTGGTGGAGGCCTGGCACGGCCTCGACCTCGCCGGCTCGGTGGCGCGGATCGACGACGCCCTCACCATCGTGCGCCAGGCCCTCGACGGCGGGCGGACCGACCATGTCGGGAGCCAGTGGCGCTCCCGGGGCTTCCGGCTGTCGTCGCCCCCCGCCACCCCCGTCCGCCTCTACGTCGGCGGCATGGGGCCACGGATGCTGGAGCTGGCCGCGGCGCGGGCCGACGGCCTCATCACCTCGTGGATGGGCGTCGAGGGGGTGGCGGCTCGGGCCGCGGCCCTCCACGCCGCCGCCGCCGCGGCCGGGCGGGCGCCCGGGTCGGTGCGCCTCCTCGCCCGGGCCTACGTGGCCGTCACCGACGACCCTGCGCCGGTCCGGGAGGCGGTGCGGGCCGAGCTCGTCGAGTACCTCGTGTCGCCGCCCTACGGGCGCGCCTTCGCCGCCCTCGGCTGGGGTGACGAGGTCGACGGGGCCGAGGGTGCCTTCGCCCGGGGTGACCGGGAGGCGGCCACCGCCTCGGTCAGCGACGCCCTCCTCGACGACATGCTGATCGCCGGCCCGGCCGGGACGTGCCGTCGTCGCCTCGCCGAGCTGCGCGCCGCGGGGGCCGACGAGGTCCTGGTGCAGCCGGTGCCGCACGCACGGGCCGGCGACCCGTCCGGCACCGTGCGCGCCTGCTTCGGCGGCTAG
- a CDS encoding B12-binding domain-containing radical SAM protein — translation MSPPLGVAYLAAAVRAEGHDVQVVDAVGEALDAQHATGDPRFVGVGLSPEQVVERVPADADVVGVSCSFSHDWPHDRTTIEALRRRCPTALVVVGGEHVTAVPEEVLGDCAAVDVAVLGEGEETLAEVVALHDRREDLRQVPGTVHRDPHRPGRFVHAPPRQRIRAVDELPRPAWDLVPLGAYLDRGFGIGIDRRRSLPVMATRGCPYRCTFCSSPSMWTTRYAARTPGSVLDEVRDAIVEHDVENVDFYDLTMIIRRSWIVEFCQLVLDSGLDFTWQLPSGTRSEAIDGEVCRLLHAAGCRNLTYAPESGSPRVLDRIQKRVDLDHLTHAVRTASSEGIACTANIIVGFPGETRRDMARTLRFVASLARTGLETCTVAPFSPYPGSQLFAELRAEGRIGALDDQYYLGLSYSDVSRAASWTDHAGPRELQAWRLATLLAFYGLAYATHPRRIVRTWRAVVRGGPQRSRLEQALHDFWRRRPGTRQPTMPDDRVAPTAPG, via the coding sequence GTGAGCCCTCCGCTCGGCGTGGCCTACCTCGCCGCCGCGGTGCGGGCGGAGGGCCACGACGTCCAGGTCGTGGACGCCGTCGGAGAGGCGCTCGACGCGCAGCACGCCACCGGGGACCCCCGCTTCGTCGGGGTGGGGCTCTCCCCCGAGCAGGTCGTCGAGCGGGTGCCTGCCGACGCGGACGTCGTCGGCGTGTCGTGCAGCTTCTCCCACGACTGGCCCCACGACCGCACCACCATCGAGGCCCTCCGGAGGCGGTGCCCGACGGCCCTGGTCGTCGTGGGGGGCGAGCACGTCACGGCCGTGCCCGAGGAGGTCCTGGGCGACTGCGCCGCGGTCGACGTCGCCGTGCTGGGCGAGGGGGAGGAGACCCTGGCCGAGGTGGTGGCCCTCCACGATCGTCGCGAGGACCTGCGCCAGGTGCCCGGCACGGTGCACCGGGACCCGCACCGGCCCGGCAGGTTCGTCCACGCCCCGCCCCGGCAGCGCATCCGGGCGGTGGACGAGCTCCCCCGGCCCGCGTGGGACCTGGTCCCCCTGGGCGCCTACCTCGATCGCGGGTTCGGCATCGGCATCGACCGCCGGCGGAGCCTCCCCGTGATGGCCACCAGGGGGTGCCCGTACCGGTGCACCTTCTGCTCGAGCCCGTCGATGTGGACCACGCGCTACGCAGCCCGGACGCCGGGGTCGGTCCTGGACGAGGTCCGTGACGCCATCGTCGAGCACGACGTCGAGAACGTGGACTTCTACGACCTGACCATGATCATCCGTCGATCGTGGATCGTGGAGTTCTGCCAGCTCGTCCTCGACAGCGGACTGGATTTCACCTGGCAGCTGCCCAGCGGGACCCGTTCCGAGGCCATCGACGGGGAGGTGTGCCGGCTGCTCCACGCCGCGGGCTGCCGGAACCTCACCTACGCGCCGGAGAGCGGGTCGCCGCGGGTGCTGGACCGGATCCAGAAGCGGGTCGACCTCGACCACCTCACCCACGCGGTCCGCACGGCCTCCTCGGAGGGGATCGCCTGCACGGCCAACATCATCGTCGGCTTCCCCGGCGAGACGCGGCGCGACATGGCCCGGACCCTCCGGTTCGTGGCCTCCCTCGCGCGCACCGGGCTCGAGACGTGCACCGTGGCACCGTTCTCCCCGTACCCGGGGTCCCAGCTGTTCGCCGAGCTCCGGGCCGAGGGTCGCATCGGTGCGCTCGACGACCAGTACTACCTGGGCCTCTCGTACTCGGACGTCAGCCGGGCCGCCTCGTGGACCGACCACGCCGGGCCGCGCGAGCTGCAGGCCTGGCGGTTGGCGACGTTGCTCGCGTTCTACGGGCTCGCCTACGCCACCCACCCTCGGCGCATCGTGCGCACGTGGCGCGCGGTCGTGCGTGGTGGCCCGCAGCGATCCCGGCTCGAGCAGGCCCTCCACGACTTCTGGCGGCGCCGGCCCGGCACCCGGCAGCCGACGATGCCCGACGACCGGGTGGCTCCGACGGCGCCCGGCTAG